AGTCGTAGGGAGAAACTAGTTAATCAGAGGCTAAACTGCCGGGGCATCATCAGCTCCTAACTGTCCTGGGGGAAGGAATACCCAACTCCAGCCTGCACTAGCCTTCCTATTCCATGTAAGggagagaattaaaaaataagagaaacacTTGTGAAGTTCTCAGTCCAGGGGCTCTGTGAACTCTTTAGACTCACTAAAAGACTGAGACACAATCACAGGACTACAGGATGCTTTCCCTCCCCCATGCCTTACCACACATTAACAAGTGTCTATTTAAAGCTGTTCCTTTTATCTGGTACATAATGTCCagctatcaagaaaaaaatacagagtccTTTCTCTTCTGGAGTAATGTATGTGAGAGaggttttgttttgccttttttttagctttttattttgcactggagtatagccagttaacagtgCTATAATAGTTTCatatggacagcaaagggactcaatcaaacatatacatgtatccattctcccccaaacttccctcccatccagaccaccacataatattgagcagagctccatgtgctatacagtaggttcttgttgattatccattttaaatataacagtgtgtacatgtccatcccaaactctctatcACTTTCCTCCATCattccctccctcctgctcctgccttggcaaccataagtttgtcctCTAAATCAGTGAGTTTGCTTCTATTTCAGTTTAATGAACTTAATAAACAtattaagttcatttgtgtcatgtcTTTTTAGATTACCCATATAAGggatttccttctctctctgacttacttcattcagtatgatactctctaggtccatcccacattgcaggtggtctcccacattgcaagtggcttctttaccagctgagccaccgggaaagcccaagaatactgaagtgggtagtctatcctttctccagtgaatcttcctgacccaggagttgaaccagggtctcctgcattattggcagattctttaccatctgagctaccagggaagctaagctccatccatgttgctgcaaatggcattatttcatttatttcaaatctgagtaatatattccattgtatatatgtatatataccacatcttctgggcttccctcatggctcagatggtaaagaatccacctgcaatgcaggagatctggattcaatccctgagttgggaagatcccctggaggaaggcatggcaacccactccagtattcttgcctgaagaatccccatggacagagaagcctgatgggctacaatctatggggtcacaaagagccagacatgactgagcaactaagcacatacataCCAAGTCTTCttaatccattcctctgttgatagacattttggttgtctctatgtcttagctattgtaagcagtgctgcaatgaacactggggtgcatgtatccttttggatcatgtttttctctggatatatgcccaggagtgggatttcagggTCAAATGGTAGCTCTATTGTTagtttttgaaggaacttccatactgttctctgtagtggctgcaccaagtcttaaaCTTCTCCTGGAAGTTGGAGAATATTATTAACacatgctcttttttttcttcattctgccTCTTCTTGGAATACCTTGTccagtggtgtgctggtaaaCACTTAATGACTTAACCAGTCATTAAGAGTAAAGTACAAAGTACTTTGTTTTCTAGAATAATGTATGTgagatcatttttttttgttttttcccttttttatctttttagtttTCACTGGAATATAGCCAATCAACAGTGCTGTAATAGTTTCAGGCGAACTGCAAAGGGACTGTCATTCTCTAGGAGAGTTTTGAAAAGCCCTGATGTGTAGTGTCTGTCAGTTTCTGTTGTGGAAATACTCCCATCATGACCAACTTCAAACTACCAATGTGACATTACAGAACATGGAGTTGAAATGAGATATGCATGGTTAGCTTTCATAAGGCAAAACCAGCCAGCTTAAGCATACCAATTTCCTTCACACTTTGCTCAGGAGGTAGGACTGAATTTGACCCATGAGGCACTGCTGAGTGTCAACTACCACAATACCTGATTCCTTAACCCCCAAGTAAAATTGGCCACTCTTTAATAACAATGTTTCAATGACTTCTGTTAATTTTTCTAAGCTTTCTACATGTATACttctattaaatattaatttcttaacATTTAGATCACCCATTCCACTTTTTATATATCCACACTATTGAAAGCAGTAATTGCTATGACATGTGTTTCATGTTTCTCAGTATATATTTATTGGGAGCATGAAAAGACAGTAGTGTTTATactaacaaatattttatgaacATTCATCCTGACTGGGGAATACCAGCCCCATGGTGACATGTTATTATACTAGAAATGAcctcatgataaaaaaaaaaaaattgcaatacagctaaaaagaaactgaatatataggaataataaaatatcactgatgaaacCATATGTATGTcatcttaatgaaaaaaaaagtagcaaattATTGACAATAAGGGAACTGAGAATGACACTAATATTAGCAATCCACACAGAcatgaagaagaggaaagaatactattaaaaaatgagagtgatTATCATGCACCAATCCCAATCCACTCACAGATTTAGACATGGAATTCTGAGCTATAGTACTGAACAGGAAACCTACACATTTGCCCAGGTATTTAGACATGTGCTATCAGGATTTCTTGGGCAACTCCATGTGTCTGCCCCAGCATTTGATGGCAAGTTGAAGGAGCAGATAGACCTACAGTGGGGTTGGGAGAAAGAACCCATCTTTCTCCCAGTGCCAGCAACACTGAGGCCTCCAGGAATGTGAATGTGTGGATGAAGAAGAGCTGGACATAGCAAGCACTTGCCTGGATCTCCCAAACATTATCTCCAAACATAGCACAGCAAGCATGATGGGAAGTGTGGATAGGCACATACTTAGGTCAGTTAGTGCCAACCAGTGATGAGGTGAGGACTTATTTCATAGCCAACAGTGACTGTAGCAGTTCAAATTCCTTCCAGGAAGACAAGTTCCAAACCTACCCCAAAagtcagaaatatttttgttacaatattgtgacATTTTGTCatgagaagcaaaataaaatggagaaagagagattGATTCCTGAATTTTAGATCGTAAACATGAGAAACTTATGAACTTAGTTATATTACATAGTGAAAGTTATTATaatcattaataaaaatttaataatattaacaaatagttaactttttcaaaataatctcttttacatacattatcataTATCTCATAATTACCTTGGGGATAGAAACGGTCATACTTGCAATTTTGCtatgaaaaatatgaatttcaTAAGGGTTAATGATTATCTGAAATCATGTATATAGGAAGGGAAAGAATTAGGAATTTAACCAGATGACCAGCCTTCAATAATGTACTTCTCATCTACTTGAGAAGCTGCCTTGTGATTTTCAGTGGGAAAACCAAAGGTTAGAGGTACTTAAAACCTCCTCCTTATCCCAAACTTGCAGAGAATTCCTAGACGAATCTGCTTTGTCCTGATGCTGTAGACAACAGGGTTAAGCACTGGGGGAAGAAGCAGGTATATGTCCGCCATAAGGATGTGGATTATGGGAGACAAATGCTTCCCAAAGCGATGGACCATTGATACCCCAATAACTGGCACAAAGAAGATGAGCACCACACACATATGAGACACACATGTGTTGAGTGCCTTTAGCTGCTCCTCATGAGAGGCGATGCCCAGCACAGCCTTCAGAATCAGGACATAAGAAAGAAGTATAAAGACAGAATCCACGCCCAGTGTGGCAATAACTACACTCAGTCCATAAACACTGCTGATCCTGGCACCTGAACAGGATAACTTCAGAACATCCTGGTGCAAACAGAAGGCATGGGAGAGGGCACTGGCATGGCAGCAGTGATAGTGTCTCAGCAGCAAAGGTGTGGGTAGTACAACTCCCATGCTTCTCAGCAAGCAGGCCAAACCAACCTTGcctattacactgttggtgaggatGGTGGTGTAGTGCAGTGGATGGCAAATAGCAACAAAGCGGTCGAAGGCCATGGCCAGCAGCACTGAGGACTCCAGGAATGTGAAAGTGTGGATGAAGAAGAGCTGGGCATAGCAAGCACTTGCCTGGATCTCCCGAACATCCAAACACAATACAGCAAGCATGGTGGGCAGTGTGGACAAGGACATACCTAGGTCAGTTAGTGCCAACATAGAGAGAAAGTAATACATGGGCTGGTGGAGTGAGGACTCTGTCCAAATAACAGAGAGGACGGTAGCATTACCaataaatgctaacaaatatgcgAGGCAGAATGGGATGGAGAGATGTGAATGAACATACTCCAGTCCAGGAAAACCCCTCAGAATAAATATAGGTTCCATAGTATCACTGTTATTCCAGACCACCATGGTGACTCTTGACAAACAGgaatattttctgtttccctgCTTTATTACTCAAAGTTACCCCTGATGAACATAAGCAGAACCATCAGTATATGATACACCTTTCCTCTAATCTCATAGAGGAGATTACCTCTTACAGTTCTTATGTAAGAAACATTTCCCAGTAGTCAAAGGCATAAAATTCTAGAACAACAGTGTGTACCCCACAAGTCTGGTCATCTCTGACAAAAGCTTTGATGGATTTTCACTGAAGACACTAAAAAATTAAACAGCaaaagagcagagaaagaaatatttactatatattataaaataaaaatagagaaaattcaGAGTAAATATCTATGGATTTTCGGTAAGCTTCCTATCAGTAATGTTCTTGAATTAATCATTTATTGTTTCTAGGCTATCTTTTAATCCCTGACAGCTGATTTGGCCCTAAAGGCTCACCATTAATTTaacttcatatttatttaataatgtatAATACTTTGAATTGAAAATATGTAATACTTTAATAGTAAAATAAGCATGCATTATATGGAAAGAAGGAATGGAAAAGGGTACATATGTATATTCATTCCCTCTTTTATTCCctctttccatatatatatgtatgtgtgtatatatatatatatatatatatatatatatatgtaagagggaatatatatgtatatatacataaagtaaagtgaaagtgaagtcgctcagtcgtgtccaactctttgcgaccccatggactgtagctcaccaggctcctccgtccatgggattctccaggcaagaatactggagtgggttgccatttccttgtccaggggatcttccccacccagggatcgaacccaggtctcccgcattgcaggcagacgctttaacatctgaaccaccagggaagcccccagtacgTAAAATAAGGTCTCTGTTATTTTTGAAGCTCTTTCTATATGCCTTCCcacaaaacaatattaaaatatatttacttcagACATCTAGTACATGTCATGTGTCTTTAATTAGTAATAATTTGCAATATATCCTCTTCATTTCTATGTatcatctcttgctttttttttccctctaaatgtGGTTTCTACATAAtcacattttacaaaatattctGTCAAGTATTACTGGATAatgaagatgtagtacatatgtacaatggcatatcactcagccataaaaaagaacaaaataatgcaacATGCATGGACTTAGAGACTATCATACTTGGTGAAGTAAATTagacacaaagacaaatatactACTCTAcctcttatatgtagaatctgaggggaaaaaaaaggtacaaatgaacttatttataaaacagaagtagaggcAAGGATATAGAAAAAAACATGGTTACCACGGGATAAGAGAGGGGAAGGGATATATtgaaagattgggattgacatatacacaatactatatataaaatagctaataagaacctgctgtatagcacagggaactttgctcaataccctgtaataatctatatggcaaaagaatctttaaaaaagaaaaaaagagtgaatatatatatatatgtgtaattgaCTCACTTCACTGCACactagaaattaaacaacactataactcaactatacttccaaaaacatttttagaaaatagtaactcttttcctaattttatgATGCTTGGCACCCACCTCTGAGAAACCATAGCAAACCCATCAATGCAGCCCAAGGCATTTACCATCAGTGGCTTTGGCTTTCAATAACAAACAagttctttttcccttttgaaaatgcAATTTTAACGTCTAGTTTTACTTTCCCTGAACAATCATCATTGTGCTTGCCTCTACTAATGCTGTGTATGCGATACCCTTGACTGATGGCATTGGGCACAGAAGCTAGGCCCTATGGGATAACCAGCCCCTTCAGTTCTCTGTTTTATTTAAGCCCTGTCTAAGCCTATTGACTGTCCTTGAGAAGATTCTTCACTTGCCTCATCCTTTAGAGTCTAGATATTGTCAGCTTCAGACATCTTCGCTACAATGTCTCAGCTTCTCCCTCATGCTTCTTTGTAGACCCTTAGTGTCTGACagcttaaaaactgaaaattctcAGGCTCAACAGTCTGTAATTCCAAAGAGAACTTTGTCCTGGCATCTATAATGAGGAACAGAAGGAAATACTAAGCAAACTTTCTCTTCCTGAAATAAGAAAGATTTGTCACTTTCTCCCTTTTCCGCCGATGCAGCCATCTCTGTCCTCTTAGATTTGGACATCTCTCTGCTACTGTTTTCCAGCCCCAAGCAGTTTACACTGAACCTTCGCTATCTCTGTTGTCTAAGATGAAGCAGTCAGCCACTCACCATGTTCTGCATTTACCAGTCAGAGTAATTGTCcaacacatttatttttgtttaccttCAAACAACACTTTTTGCTTAATctgaaaaatctattaaaatctCTCATTgaatttctttattcttcttccttattcagaaattttgctttaatttctatttaaatcTCAACTTATCAAAAGGCTCTAGATATTAAAATAGAAGTACAAATATAGAATGCACACATATAAAGATTATATTGTGGTCATATTAGAAGGTGATTTATTTTTCCCCATGCCAAAAATTATTCTatgcattttccttttattcttctaaccttgatataaatcacattttctttaattctcaGAGAAGTTACAAAAAGGTGAAtcattgttcttttaaaatatttttctccatgCTCTAGATCCTCTCAGTGCAAACTGCAGCTTTAGAAAACTTCAGTGATTGGCCGGTCCATAGATTTAATTTTGGGACAGGCAAGAATATCCCTATTTACACTCTATTTTTCCTGCCCTTTTCTCTTACTGACTCGCCACCTATGATGTGTTTCACTTTTTCTCAGTCCCTTCATTATTGCCCtttctctgtatattttcttCTGCCATTCAATACATTTCATTAAACATAATTCTTTGggtcattttgtttattttaatgcaaTTTAATCACAGTAAGGTGAAAAATAAATAGTAGGAAGAGACTGGACCAATGACAAGATTGTTTCAAAGGGCAGAAAAGACTCATGGAGAACAGTTACCTATTCCAAACAGTTAAGGGAGAACCACGGAGgataaaactattttattataGCCTCTCTAGCATCTTGCCTACAGTCTTCAATTACTTGTTCACTGACCAACCTATCTTAAAATTGTTGATAAATATTGAAGTAGGATTTAAGATATGTCATATACTTCAAAATTGTTTACCTCTAAAGACAATGAAACTCCTGTTTTCATTCTTCATAAATTACACGTTCTTTCAATGATTTTTGGTCTCTTTAATCTTTGTATCTTAAACTGTGCCAAAATCTACCatttatttgtaattaaaaatttttaaatttacaaataagccaattatatcaatatgaatcccTAATCATACAACCAGTAACTCATTTCCCAGTGTTTCAGTTCCATACTGCTTTTCTCTGCCTAAACTTTCCTCCACTACAGGTAAAGTCACATTCTATTTTGgttgatttctctattttttttcagcCTTGCTATTATCTTtatatttcttctcatttctctttgtatttctgtgcttttattttttgcccTCTTTGCTTTATTTCTCACCCAAGAAGACTTTTCATCTCTGTCTGAAGATCAAACTTGAATGGATTCCAGAGGCTATAATTTTGATTCTCCACATAACTGAGGTCTTGAAAACCTTTGATTCTGTAAACAGTGAGGCTTAAATGTTTATACcatctctatatatatatttcctggtgctcccgcattgcaggcagatgctttaatctctgagccatcagggaagcccccagtacaTAAAATAAGGTCATTGTTATTTTTGAAGCTCTTTCCATATGCCTTCCcacaaaacaatattaaaatacatttacttCAGACATCTAGTACATGTCAAGTGTATTTAATTAGTAATAATTTGCAATATATCCTCTTCATTTCTATGTATCAtttcttgcttgtttttttttctctaaatgtgGTTTCTACATAATCACATTTTGCAAAATATTCTATCAATATTACTGGATAATGAAGTGtagtacatatgtacaatggcatatcactcagccataaaaaaggaacaaaaataatgCAACATGCATGGACTTAGAGACTATCATACTTGGTGAAGTAAATTAGATACAAAGACAAATATACTACCGTACCTCTTATATGTAGGatctgagacaaaaaaaaaaaaaaaaaaggtacaaatgaacttatgtataaaacagaagtagaggcAGGGATATAGAAAAAAACATGGTTACCACGGGATAAGTGAGCAGAAGGGATATATtgagagattaggattgacatatacacaatactatatataaaatagatagctaataagaacctgctgtatagcacagggaactttgctcaatatcctgtaataatctatatggcaaaagaatctttaaaaaagaaaaaaaagagtggatatatatatgtgtaattgaGTCACTTCGCTGCACatttgaaattaaacaacacatgtAACTCAACTATAATCCTaataacatttttagaaaaagtactgtttttccctaattttatGATCGCTTTGGCAGCCTGGTCTCTGAGAAGCCGCATAGCAAAACCCATCAATGCAGCCCAAAGGCATTTACCATCAGCTGGCTTCGGCTTTCACTAACAAAACAAGTTCTTTTCCCTTTGCAAAAATGCAATCTTAACATCTGGTTTTACTTTCCCTGAACAGTCTCCATTGTGCTTGCCTCTAGCTAATGCCTGTGGTATGTGAGTACCCTTGACTGATGGCGTTGGGCACAGAAGCTAGGCCCTATGGGATAACCAGCCCCTTctgttctctgttttattttagcCCTGTCTAAGCCTATTGACTGTCCTTGTGAAGATTCTTCACTTGCCTCATCCTTTGAGTCTAGATATTGTAAGCTTCATACATCTTCGCTACAATGTCTCAGCTTCTCCTCGTGCTTCTTTGTAGACTCTTAGTTGTCTGACAGCTTAAAAACTGAAAGGTCTCAGGCTCAACAGTCTGTAATTCCAAAGAGAACTTTGGCCTGGCATCTATAATGAGGAACAGAAGGAAATACCAAGCAAACTTTCTCTTCCTGGAATAAGAAAGATTTGTCCACTTTTCGCCGACTGCAGCCATCTCTGTCCTCTTAGAGTAGGACATCTCTCTGCTACTGTTTTCCAGCCCCAAGCAGTTTACACTGAACCTTCGCTAGCTCTGTTGTCTAAGATGAAGCAGTCAGCCACTCACCATGTTCTGCATTTTACCAGACAGGATAATTGTCCAACCAcgtttatttttgtttaccttCAAACAACACTTTTTTGCTTAATCTgcaaaatctattaaaatatctcattgaatttcttttattcttcttccttattcagaaattttgctttaatttctatttaaatcTCAACTTATCAAAAGGCTCTAGATATTACATATAGAAGTACAAATATGAATGCATACATACAAAGATTTATTGTGGTCATATTAGAAGGTGATTATTTTCCCCATGCCAAAAATATTCTATGCATTTCTACCTTTATTCTTTCTAACCTTAATATAAATCACATTTTCTTAATTCTCAGAGAAGTTACAAAAGTAAGGTGAatcattgttctttttaaaatatttttctccatgCTCTAGATCCTCTTACTGCAAACTGCAGCTTTAGAAAACTTTGGGACAGGCAAGAATATCCCTATTTACACTCTATTTTTCCTGCCCTTTTCTCTTACTGACTCGCCTATGATGTGTTTCAGTTTTTCTCAGTCCCTTCATTATGCCCtttctctgtatattttcttCTGCCATTCAATACATTTCATTAAACATAATTCTTTGggtcattttgttattttaatgcaATTTAATCACAGTAAGGTGGAAAATAAATAGTAGGAAAGAGACTGGACCAATGACAAGATGTTTCAAAGGACAGAAAAGACTCATGGAATACAGTTACCTATTCCAAACAGTTAAGGGAGAACCACGGAGGATACAGAAAACCATTTTATTATAGCCTGTCTAGCATCTTGCCTACAGTCTTCAATTACTTGTTTCACTGACCAACCTATCTTAAAAATTGTTGATAAATATTGAAGTAGGATTTAAGATATGTCATATACTTCAAAATTGTTTACCTCTAAAGACAATGAAACTCCTGTTTTCATTCTCATAAATTACACGTTGTTCTTTCAAtgatttttgttctcttttatctTTGTATCTTAAACTGTGCCAAAATCTACCCACtatttatttgtaattaaaaatttttaaatttacaaatagGCCAattatatcaatatgaatcccTAATCATACAACCAGTAACTCATT
This portion of the Bos taurus isolate L1 Dominette 01449 registration number 42190680 breed Hereford chromosome 15, ARS-UCD2.0, whole genome shotgun sequence genome encodes:
- the OR51L1C gene encoding olfactory receptor family 51 subfamily L member 1C; amino-acid sequence: MVVWNNSDTMEPIFILRGFPGLEYVHSHLSIPFCLAYLLAFIGNATVLSVIWTESSLHQPMYYFLSMLALTDLGMSLSTLPTMLAVLCLDVREIQASACYAQLFFIHTFTFLESSVLLAMAFDRFVAICHPLHYTTILTNSVIGKVGLACLLRSMGVVLPTPLLLRHYHCCHASALSHAFCLHQDVLKLSCSGARISSVYGLSVVIATLGVDSVFILLSYVLILKAVLGIASHEEQLKALNTCVSHMCVVLIFFVPVIGVSMVHRFGKHLSPIIHILMADIYLLLPPVLNPVVYSIRTKQIRLGILCKFGIRRRF